Within Bacteroidota bacterium, the genomic segment GAGCGAAAATTCCGGACACTCTTCGAAAAGTCCTCCGACCCCATGCTGACCCTTGAAAATGGTGTTTTCACCGATTGCAATAATGCAACTTTAAAGTTGCTTGGATATAAGTCCAAGAAGGATATAACCGGTAAAAGACCACATGAGCTATCACCGGAATACCAACCTGACGGAACATCATCCCTGAAAAAGGCGCAGCAATATATTCAGCAAGCCAGGGAAAAGCTTTATGCCCGGTTTGAATGGATGCATACCGACAGAGAAGGTCATTCATTATGGATTGATGTATCGTTGACTGATATTTCCGATCAGGGTGAAGATAAGCTGTTTACCATCTGGAGGAACATAACAGAGAAGAAATTAGCTGAAAAGGCATTGATTGAAAGTGAAGACCGTTTCAAACAGCTTTTCAACCATATGGCTGATGGTGTTGCCATTTATCAACCCGATGAAAATGGCATGCACTTCTACTTCGTTGATATAAACCGTGCAGGAGAGGAGCTAAGTTCCGTTAAGAAGCAAGAAATTATAGGAAAACTGTTGCATGATGTTTTTCCGGGAGCCAATGACTACGGTCTTGTGGATGCTATGAGAGAAGTATACAAAACCGGAAAACCTGAGTTTATTCCAATCAAAGAATACAAGGATTTAAGGATCGCACAGTGGGTTGAAAATTACATCTTCAAATTACCAAGCGGGAACCTGGTTTGCATATACAATGACACCAGTAAAGAAAAGCAGGCAATGATCGATATGCAGGCTTACCGGGACAGGCTCGACCTGGCAATGGAAAGTGCCAACCAGGGAATATGGGAATGGAATCTGCAAAGCAACAAGGTAACCTTTGATAAAATTGCAGCAATGATGCTGGGTTATGAAAACCAACCATTAACAACCAATGGAGAGGAAGCACTCAGCTGGATACATCCGGAATCGTATAACACAGTGATGGACACATTTAATGACTACATTGAAAACAAAATACCTCAATACCAGGTTGAATTCCGGATAAAAAGAAAGGACGGGCAGTACATATGGGTATTATCGAATGGAAGGATTATCAGAAGGGATGAAAATCAAAAACCTATTTTGGTGGTTGGGATGCACCAGAATATAACCAAAAGAAAAACAACGGAATCGGAATTACTGAAGTATAAAAATCATCTGGAAGAACTAGTAAAAGAACGAACCCTGGAGATAGAAGAAAAAAACAAGGAACTGGAACGAATGAATAATTTATTTGTAGGAAGGGAATTCAGGATTAAAGAGCTCAGAGAAAAAATCAGGGAACTGAATGAAAGGCTGGAGAAAAATAATCAATAGGAACAAACGCTTAGAGAACTTAATGAAATTATTCATAAAATATTCAGTGTTGATCATCAGTATTCTTCTCGGATTATTTGCCGGGATTATTGATGCACTGATGGACTATTTCCTGTTTTACCCCGATCAGGGATTTTGGTCATTACTGATACTGGATCCTCCTTCTCACGAGATATATATAAGATCAGTTATTCTGTTGATTTTCATTGCCTTCGGAATTATTTTGCAGAAAAACCTTTTGAGACTGAAAACTCAAATGAAGTCGCTCGAAGAAAACCGGGGTGTTCTGGAAATCATATCCAACAACATAAAGGATGTTATCTGGATAGGCTCATCCGATTGGAACGAGGTCTATTTTGTCAGCAAATCCTTTGAGGATATCTGGGGAATCCCATCCGAACAATTAAAAAGTAATCCCAGGCTTTGGATGGAACGTGTTATTGAGGAAGACCAAAAGATCATCACCGATTCACTCTCAGTAATTATAAATGAGAAGCCATCCTCTTTTGATTTCCCTCTTTACAGGATAAGGCAATCCAATGGCCAGATCAATTGGATGAAGGCATCGGGAAAGTTTATTCCCGGGTTTACACCTGGAGAGAAGCTTGTTGTAGGATTGGTCCAGGATGTATCTGCATATATTGAATCCGGAATACTGCTTCAGAAAGAAAAAGAATATGTACAGATGCTGCTGGATGTTGCCGGAGTAATACTTGTTACCCTTGACGAAAAGGGCCGGATAACACTTATGAATAAGAAAGGACTGGAAATCCTGGGATATGAAGAACGGGAATTGATCGGAAAAAGCTGGTTTGAAAAATGTATACCTAAGGATGAAAGGAAAGAAGTAAAAGAGGTATTCGGAAAGATCATCAATGGCAACATTGGACCTGTTAAATACCACGAAAACAAAGTATTAACAAAAAACGGATCTATACGTATTATCGCATGGCAAAATACCATCCTGAAAAATGCTGCCGGAGAAATTACAGGAACGTTAAGTTCAGGGCAAGATATTTCACAGGAGAAAGAGGCCGGTCAAAAGCTTAAGGAATACTCCGAAAAGTTGAAAGATCTTGTGAAAGCAAGAACCAAAGAATTGGAAGAAAGGAACAAAAAGCTGCAGGAATCACAAACTGCACTTACTTACTTGTTGGAGGATGTAAATGAGGCCAGGCGCGAATTATTTGAAGTAAATAAGAAGCTGGAAGCATCCAACCTGGAACTGGAGGCTTTTTCCTATTCCGTTTCACACGACCTGAAAGCACCCCTCAGGGCCATTGACGGGTTTTCCCAAATCCTGCTGGAAGATTACCGGAATGTGATATCCTCAGAAGGGATGCGATACCTGAATATCGTCAGGGAAAACACTCAGCGCATGGGGACGTTGATCCAGGATTTGCTTGACTACAGCAGAGTAGGGAGAACAAAGCTGGAATTGGAACCGGTTGATTTCAATATTCTGGTGAATGCAATCTGCAAAGAATTCCAGGCTATCCCATCCTATTCAGAAACTTCAGTGAAGATTGATGATCTGCCGGTAATTATTGCGGATAAAACCCTGATTAGACAGGTATGGCAAAATTTGATGTCCAATGCATTTAAGTTTTCTTCCGTGAAGCCTAAGCCTGCAATCCATATCGGATATATGGAAGAAAACAATACCCTGCGCTTTTTTGTTTCAGATAATGGAGTTGGATTCGACATGAAGTATTCAGGAAAGCTTTTTCAGGTTTTTCAACGGCTGCATAACATCGGGGAATTTGAAGGGACCGGGGTAGGACTGGCCATTGTGAAAAGGATAGTGCAAAGACATGGGGGTGAGGTTTCGGTGAATTCCATAAAGGACGATGGAGCTGATTTTTACTTTACACTCAAAAAGTCTTAAATATTTTGTATCTTGCATATTTGTTATTAATACTTCTGTCATGAACGAGCAACATGTTATTGAAATCCTCCTGGTTGAAGACAATCCCAATGATGTTGAACTTACGATCAGAGCGTTAAATAAGCACAAACTGGTAAATAAGGTCCATGTTGTCCAGGATGGAGAAGAGGCCCTTGATTTTATGTTCTGCCGGGGTAAATATTCAAATCGTGATGAGAAACGCCAGCCCAGGGTAATCCTGCTTGATCTCAAGCTGCCTAAAGTAAGCGGGTTGGAAGTATTGGAAGAATTAAAAGGAAACGATAAAACCAGGCATGTTCCTGTGGTAGTACTTACCACTTCCCGTGCCGAACAGGACATGGTAGACAGTTACCGTTTGGGGGTGAACAGCTATATTGTAAAACCGGTAAACTTTCAGAAATTTATCGATTCTGTAGCTGAAATAGGATTATACTGGCTTTTGTTGAACGAAATACCCAATTAACAGTGACCATATGCACAATCTGAGAATACTTTTCCTGGAAGACCTTCCGACCGACTATGAGTTAAATGTGAATATTCTGAAAAAAGCCGGTTTAAAATTTGATCATAAGAGTATTGACAACCAGAAGGATTTCATTAGCACGCTGATCTCATTCAGGCCACATATTGTTATTTCCGATTACAGCCTGCCTCAATACGATGGATTGACGGCGATCCGCGACATGAAAAGCATCAATCCCGATATTCCGCTGATCATTGTTACAGGAACGCTGGATGAAGAAACGGCAGCCGAGACCATTAAAAAAGGTGCCTGGGACTATGTTGTCAAAGAAAGGTTGCACAGACTTCCTTCTGCGGTTAACAATGCACTGGCATTGCGTGAAGAGATAGTAAAAAAAAGAGAGATTGAAGAGGCACTTCTGGCTACCGAAGGAGAATATGAATCGCTTCGGAACAACGTACCTCTGGCATTATACCGTTCTACCGTTGAAGGAGAACTGGTTTATGCAAATCCTGCTTTTGTGGATATGTTCGGGTTTGAAAACCTGAAAGACGCACTGTTGATAAAGATCCCTGAATATTATGTAAGGCCAGAGGAACGGGAAGGGCTTATGAACAAGCTCATGCAGGAAGGGGTGGTAAGAAATTTCGATATAGAAATGAAAAGGCAGGATGGATCCCTGTTTTGGGGATCATTCAATATAAAAGCCATTTTTGATCCTGATGGAAACCATGTTTATCAGGATGGGATAATTGCCGATATCACAGAATTTAAAAAAACCAGGGAAGAATTAATTGCAGCAAAAGAAAAAGCCGAGGAATCCGACCGTCTGAAAACGGCCTTCCTGGCAAATATGTCGCATGAGATCCGTACCCCCATGAATGCAATTGTGGGATTTAGCGATCTCCTCATGGATCAATCTTATTCCATGGGACAAAGGGAGGAATTTGTAAAAACGATACAATCAAGTAGCAATACCCTCCTTCGAATAATAAACGATATTCTTGATGTAGCTAAGATAGAATCGGGTGTTTTGACCATCTCCAAAAAACCCTTCCTACTGAATGCCATGCTGGATGATATCTATCAGTCATTCAGAAATAGTCAGAAGTCAAAATCCCTTACATTCCGCTTATTACTTGGACATCCCTCATCCGATGTTTTCATTAACAACGATGAGACCCGAATACGCCAGATCCTGAACAATCTGCTCGTCAATGCTTTCAAATTCACTCAAAAAGGCAAGGTAGATTTCGGATATGAGATGAACAATGGTAATATTGAGTTTTTCGTGATCGATACGGGCATTGGCATTCCTGAGGATAAGCAAAAAGTGATCTTTGAAATGTTCCGCCAGGTTGATGAAAGCCATACCAGGGAATTTGGCGGCACAGGGCTGGGACTGACCATAGCAAAAAACCTCGTTGATAAAATGGGTGGAAAACTCTGGCTGAATTCAAAGCCCGGTAAGGGTTCGGAATTCAGATTTACCATCCCCTATGATATTGTAACTGCTACTTCTGAAAGGTCTGACAAACAGGAACCCACTGCGGCCGACTGGGCGAAATACACAATCCTGATTGCAGAGGATGTAGATTCCAATTTTGAGTTTCTTGAAACGATACTTCAACAAACAAAGGCAAAGATCATTCGTGCGGTAGATGGTGAGGATGCCGTAAATCAGCTCCGTTCGGGAAAGAAACCCGATTTGATACTTATGGATCTGCGGATGCCGAATATGAACGGATATGAAGCAACAGAACTCATAAAAAAAATGAACGATAAAATCCCGGTCGTCATTCAAACCGCTTATGCTCTGGAAAGCGACATGGAAAAGATACATGCTACAAAATGCGACGACGTGATCACAAAACCTATTGCCCCGGGTGTGTTGATGGAAAAGATCAGAAGGTTTCTGAAATAATACGATAAAATCCTACTTTTGCAAGGTTTCCTTGATAACCAGGCTATTTTCGCCCGGTTTACGTTGGGTATCCAGGTTCCAGGAAGAAACAGCAGTTATTAATGTTTAAAATCAGTTCTATGCGTCATTTAATCTTATCAGGATTCATTTTATTTGCTGCAATCAGCTCATATGCCCAGAAGGAATATGTTTCCTGGGCCTTTGCCACACCCGATCGAATCTATTCCAATCCGGTGGCCGACAGTACGACAATCTATTTCGGAGGTGATAACATGGTGTTTTATGCCGTTAATCTGGAAAACGGTCTTATAAAGTGGAGTTTCGAGGCAAAAGATCCCATCCGTTCAACTCCGGCCATGAAAGGCAATCTGATATATTTCAGCAGCGGGAATAATCTCTATGCACTTCAAAAGAAATCAGGAGAAGTAAAATGGGTTTTCAGGAACAAGGAAACCCGCGGAGCCCAGAAAATGGATGAGTGGGATTATCATTTCGGCAGCCCTGTTGTTGA encodes:
- a CDS encoding response regulator; protein product: MNEQHVIEILLVEDNPNDVELTIRALNKHKLVNKVHVVQDGEEALDFMFCRGKYSNRDEKRQPRVILLDLKLPKVSGLEVLEELKGNDKTRHVPVVVLTTSRAEQDMVDSYRLGVNSYIVKPVNFQKFIDSVAEIGLYWLLLNEIPN
- a CDS encoding PAS domain S-box protein, which codes for MTDDILKSLPILPEEELEQIFRMSIHCICIADINTTNFLQVNPAFETILGYKPKELINRSFLDFIHPDDVQSTIDIVEKALKKGKKVIHFENRYKRKNGTYVWFDWVSHPDVSKGITYAIASDVTEKKQIEIDLANSERKFRTLFEKSSDPMLTLENGVFTDCNNATLKLLGYKSKKDITGKRPHELSPEYQPDGTSSLKKAQQYIQQAREKLYARFEWMHTDREGHSLWIDVSLTDISDQGEDKLFTIWRNITEKKLAEKALIESEDRFKQLFNHMADGVAIYQPDENGMHFYFVDINRAGEELSSVKKQEIIGKLLHDVFPGANDYGLVDAMREVYKTGKPEFIPIKEYKDLRIAQWVENYIFKLPSGNLVCIYNDTSKEKQAMIDMQAYRDRLDLAMESANQGIWEWNLQSNKVTFDKIAAMMLGYENQPLTTNGEEALSWIHPESYNTVMDTFNDYIENKIPQYQVEFRIKRKDGQYIWVLSNGRIIRRDENQKPILVVGMHQNITKRKTTESELLKYKNHLEELVKERTLEIEEKNKELERMNNLFVGREFRIKELREKIRELNERLEKNNQ
- a CDS encoding response regulator: MHNLRILFLEDLPTDYELNVNILKKAGLKFDHKSIDNQKDFISTLISFRPHIVISDYSLPQYDGLTAIRDMKSINPDIPLIIVTGTLDEETAAETIKKGAWDYVVKERLHRLPSAVNNALALREEIVKKREIEEALLATEGEYESLRNNVPLALYRSTVEGELVYANPAFVDMFGFENLKDALLIKIPEYYVRPEEREGLMNKLMQEGVVRNFDIEMKRQDGSLFWGSFNIKAIFDPDGNHVYQDGIIADITEFKKTREELIAAKEKAEESDRLKTAFLANMSHEIRTPMNAIVGFSDLLMDQSYSMGQREEFVKTIQSSSNTLLRIINDILDVAKIESGVLTISKKPFLLNAMLDDIYQSFRNSQKSKSLTFRLLLGHPSSDVFINNDETRIRQILNNLLVNAFKFTQKGKVDFGYEMNNGNIEFFVIDTGIGIPEDKQKVIFEMFRQVDESHTREFGGTGLGLTIAKNLVDKMGGKLWLNSKPGKGSEFRFTIPYDIVTATSERSDKQEPTAADWAKYTILIAEDVDSNFEFLETILQQTKAKIIRAVDGEDAVNQLRSGKKPDLILMDLRMPNMNGYEATELIKKMNDKIPVVIQTAYALESDMEKIHATKCDDVITKPIAPGVLMEKIRRFLK
- a CDS encoding PAS domain S-box protein, which codes for MKLFIKYSVLIISILLGLFAGIIDALMDYFLFYPDQGFWSLLILDPPSHEIYIRSVILLIFIAFGIILQKNLLRLKTQMKSLEENRGVLEIISNNIKDVIWIGSSDWNEVYFVSKSFEDIWGIPSEQLKSNPRLWMERVIEEDQKIITDSLSVIINEKPSSFDFPLYRIRQSNGQINWMKASGKFIPGFTPGEKLVVGLVQDVSAYIESGILLQKEKEYVQMLLDVAGVILVTLDEKGRITLMNKKGLEILGYEERELIGKSWFEKCIPKDERKEVKEVFGKIINGNIGPVKYHENKVLTKNGSIRIIAWQNTILKNAAGEITGTLSSGQDISQEKEAGQKLKEYSEKLKDLVKARTKELEERNKKLQESQTALTYLLEDVNEARRELFEVNKKLEASNLELEAFSYSVSHDLKAPLRAIDGFSQILLEDYRNVISSEGMRYLNIVRENTQRMGTLIQDLLDYSRVGRTKLELEPVDFNILVNAICKEFQAIPSYSETSVKIDDLPVIIADKTLIRQVWQNLMSNAFKFSSVKPKPAIHIGYMEENNTLRFFVSDNGVGFDMKYSGKLFQVFQRLHNIGEFEGTGVGLAIVKRIVQRHGGEVSVNSIKDDGADFYFTLKKS